In Nostoc sp. GT001, a genomic segment contains:
- the gap gene encoding type I glyceraldehyde-3-phosphate dehydrogenase, with protein sequence MTKLKVGINGFGRIGRLVLRAGIDNPNIEFVGINDLVPPDNLAYLLKYDSTHGKLKQKVEAKEDGILIDGHFIPCVSVRNPAELPWGKLGADYVVEATGLFTDYEGAANHLKAGAKRVVISAPTKDPDRVTTLLMGVNHHLFDPGKDIIVSNASCTTNCLAPIAKVINDNFGLTEGLMTTVHAMTATQPTVDGPSKKDWRGGRGASQNIIPSSTGAAKAVALVLPELKGRLTGMALRVPTPDVSVVDLTFKTAKATSYQEIRAAMKEAAAGSLKGILGYTDEEVVSTDFQGDTHSSIFDAGAGIELNSNFFKVIAWYDNEWGYSNRVIDLMLSMSQKEKLAPTAAVV encoded by the coding sequence TTGACTAAATTGAAAGTTGGTATCAATGGCTTCGGTCGAATCGGGCGACTTGTGCTTCGTGCTGGCATCGATAACCCCAACATTGAGTTTGTGGGCATTAACGACCTAGTACCACCAGATAATCTTGCTTACCTATTAAAGTACGATTCAACCCACGGCAAATTAAAGCAGAAGGTTGAAGCCAAGGAAGACGGTATTCTCATTGACGGACATTTCATTCCTTGTGTGTCAGTGAGGAATCCAGCAGAGTTACCTTGGGGAAAACTAGGTGCAGATTATGTCGTGGAAGCGACCGGACTCTTCACTGACTACGAAGGAGCTGCAAACCACCTGAAGGCAGGTGCAAAGCGAGTGGTAATTTCCGCTCCCACTAAAGATCCAGATAGAGTTACTACCCTGTTAATGGGTGTCAATCATCACCTATTTGACCCTGGTAAGGATATCATTGTCTCCAATGCTAGCTGCACTACAAACTGTCTAGCTCCCATCGCTAAGGTGATTAATGACAACTTTGGGTTGACTGAAGGGTTGATGACTACAGTCCATGCTATGACTGCGACTCAGCCAACTGTAGACGGCCCCAGCAAAAAAGACTGGCGGGGTGGTCGAGGTGCATCCCAAAATATTATTCCCTCCTCCACAGGCGCAGCGAAAGCCGTAGCACTGGTTTTACCAGAATTGAAGGGCAGATTAACTGGGATGGCATTACGAGTTCCGACTCCCGATGTCTCTGTAGTTGATTTAACTTTCAAAACAGCCAAAGCTACCAGTTATCAGGAAATCCGTGCTGCTATGAAGGAGGCTGCCGCAGGTTCACTAAAAGGTATCTTGGGTTACACAGATGAAGAAGTAGTTTCCACAGATTTTCAAGGTGATACTCATTCCAGCATCTTCGACGCAGGTGCTGGGATTGAGTTGAATTCCAACTTCTTCAAAGTAATTGCCTGGTATGACAACGAGTGGGGCTACTCAAATCGTGTGATTGACCTGATGTTGTCTATGTCACAGAAAGAAAAACTCGCCCCGACTGCGGCTGTGGTTTGA
- a CDS encoding VWA domain-containing protein, with protein sequence MIKTSYEFDQSILAAGSSLKTDILLRFRTDIAKSPRRNLNLSLVIDRSGSMAGAPLHHALKAAESVVDQLEPDDILSVVVYDDEVDSVVPPQAVTNKSTLKNSIRKVRAGGITNLSGGWLKGCEHVKTRLDPQKINRVLLLTDGHANMGIQDPKILTATAGQKAEEGIITTTLGFAQGFNEDLLIGMARAATGNFYFIQSIDEATEVFSIELDSLRAVVGQNLKVTLELANGVSLVDTLSLAKVSQNDAGQTVITLGELYEGEDKLLGLSLGISSAQVGDLPVMKLHYSADVVQDDRIQSVSGTVDVVAKVGTIEEAAFAATSHIILELSRLTIAKAKETGLHLAEHGKHQEAEQTLRSLVKDLRDKGLNENFEIAEEIDQLEYFASRIAQKALGNAGRKEMRDQTYQTMTRNRSDLVGRGVTTGDEVYAMPIVNEVGSGVELHCVREGGKLRVKVMSEGYDSTKNIQFPRAIRAEGARYVVEGLELSSDATFYRVRGKITRFAQPGETDIFVAPRQSYPANTGKASKGPASAADLPTTDSVGDSILVQCVKDGSKLRARVVSDGYEPDWNMRFPRSVREEGMLYVVDEVKTAPDGKSYIACGEIKRFVQPT encoded by the coding sequence ATGATTAAGACAAGTTACGAATTTGACCAATCTATCCTCGCCGCAGGATCTTCATTAAAGACTGATATTCTGCTACGTTTTCGTACTGATATAGCTAAATCTCCTCGACGTAACCTTAACCTTTCGCTTGTAATTGACCGTTCCGGCTCTATGGCAGGCGCTCCCTTGCATCACGCACTCAAAGCCGCTGAGTCTGTGGTAGATCAACTTGAGCCTGATGACATTCTCTCAGTAGTTGTTTACGACGATGAAGTAGATAGTGTTGTGCCACCCCAAGCTGTGACTAACAAATCTACACTGAAAAATTCCATCCGCAAGGTGAGAGCAGGTGGTATTACCAACTTATCGGGGGGATGGCTCAAAGGCTGCGAACACGTGAAAACGCGACTCGACCCGCAAAAAATCAACCGTGTTCTCCTACTTACCGATGGTCATGCCAATATGGGCATTCAAGACCCCAAGATACTGACGGCGACAGCAGGGCAAAAAGCTGAGGAAGGCATTATCACAACTACGCTAGGTTTTGCTCAGGGTTTTAATGAAGACCTGTTGATTGGGATGGCAAGGGCAGCCACGGGCAACTTCTACTTCATTCAGAGCATCGACGAAGCAACTGAAGTGTTTAGTATTGAGCTAGACAGTCTCAGAGCAGTAGTGGGACAGAACCTCAAGGTGACACTTGAATTGGCTAATGGTGTCAGCCTGGTTGATACCTTAAGTCTGGCTAAAGTTAGTCAGAATGATGCAGGTCAAACTGTCATCACCTTGGGAGAGCTTTACGAGGGCGAAGATAAACTTCTCGGTTTGAGTCTGGGGATATCAAGTGCTCAAGTTGGCGATTTACCTGTGATGAAATTGCATTACAGCGCCGATGTTGTGCAAGATGACCGCATTCAAAGCGTGTCAGGTACAGTCGATGTCGTCGCCAAAGTTGGCACCATTGAGGAAGCAGCTTTTGCTGCTACGAGTCATATAATTCTGGAACTGAGTCGCCTTACCATCGCTAAGGCCAAAGAGACTGGACTTCATCTCGCTGAACATGGCAAGCATCAGGAAGCTGAACAAACCCTGCGATCGCTTGTGAAAGATTTGCGGGATAAAGGGTTGAATGAGAATTTTGAAATTGCTGAAGAAATCGATCAGCTTGAATATTTCGCCAGTCGAATCGCTCAAAAAGCTTTAGGCAATGCCGGACGGAAAGAGATGCGAGATCAGACTTACCAAACGATGACGCGCAATCGCAGCGATTTGGTAGGTCGCGGTGTCACTACTGGCGATGAAGTGTACGCCATGCCCATTGTGAATGAAGTCGGTTCAGGTGTTGAATTGCACTGCGTTCGTGAAGGGGGTAAACTGCGGGTCAAGGTCATGTCCGAAGGCTATGATTCAACCAAGAACATCCAGTTTCCTCGTGCCATTCGTGCCGAGGGGGCACGTTATGTTGTTGAAGGATTGGAACTTTCAAGCGATGCTACTTTCTATCGGGTACGTGGTAAGATTACCCGTTTTGCTCAACCTGGTGAAACAGATATCTTTGTTGCCCCTAGACAATCGTATCCAGCTAACACAGGTAAAGCTTCCAAAGGCCCTGCCAGTGCTGCCGATCTGCCCACAACTGACAGTGTAGGAGACAGCATTTTAGTTCAATGTGTCAAAGATGGCAGCAAACTACGTGCTAGGGTGGTTTCCGACGGATATGAACCGGATTGGAACATGCGTTTTCCGCGATCGGTTCGCGAGGAAGGAATGCTTTACGTTGTTGATGAAGTCAAAACCGCACCGGATGGCAAGTCTTATATTGCCTGTGGTGAAATTAAGCGATTTGTCCAACCCACTTGA